A stretch of the Agromyces larvae genome encodes the following:
- a CDS encoding spermidine synthase produces MGIEFDVNGIAGGVTLLVDGHAQSHVDPADPTRLFFEYVRRIGHVIDAIGLPGQPIRALHLGGGGLTLPRYVEATRPGSHQLVVEHDADLVRQVLERLPLPARADLAISVADASTALPSLAKAAYDLVVLDLYTGLEPPAFTTDRAFLADAVDRLGTGGMLVANVADAAGLARLRELARVVARVRPEAELLVAGDPTVLGGAEEGNAVLVAAPDGLPPLLEQRLRERGPHPAEVLVGPRLDYVLWDAC; encoded by the coding sequence ATGGGCATCGAGTTCGACGTGAACGGCATCGCCGGCGGGGTCACCCTGCTCGTCGACGGGCACGCGCAGTCGCACGTCGACCCCGCCGACCCGACCCGGCTGTTCTTCGAGTACGTGCGGCGCATCGGGCACGTGATCGACGCGATCGGGCTGCCGGGTCAGCCGATCCGCGCGCTGCACCTCGGCGGCGGCGGGCTCACCCTGCCCCGCTACGTCGAGGCGACCCGGCCCGGCTCGCACCAGCTCGTCGTCGAGCACGACGCCGACCTGGTTCGGCAGGTGCTCGAGCGGCTGCCGCTTCCGGCCCGCGCCGACCTGGCGATCTCGGTGGCGGATGCCTCGACGGCGCTGCCGTCCCTCGCGAAGGCGGCGTACGACCTCGTGGTGCTCGACCTCTACACCGGGTTGGAGCCGCCCGCGTTCACGACCGACCGCGCGTTCCTGGCGGATGCGGTCGACCGTCTCGGCACGGGCGGGATGCTGGTCGCCAATGTGGCGGATGCCGCGGGGCTCGCGCGGCTTCGCGAACTCGCGCGCGTCGTGGCGCGCGTGCGGCCCGAGGCCGAGCTGCTCGTCGCGGGCGACCCGACCGTGCTCGGCGGCGCCGAGGAGGGCAACGCGGTGCTCGTCGCCGCCCCGGATGGGCTGCCGCCGCTCCTCGAGCAGCGCCTGCGCGAACGAGGCCCGCACCCCGCCGAGGTGCTCGTCGGCCCGCGCCTCGACTACGTGCTGTGGGACGCGTGCTGA
- a CDS encoding spermidine synthase, whose protein sequence is MPDAPERRLADSGYLARLEPSRQQPGSWTLVVDGTPQSHVDLERPEWLGFEYVRRIGHAIDLVAAEGEPITALHLGAGALTLPRYVAATRPGSRQQVVELERDLVEFVREHLPLPRGEQIRVRTGDAREVLQKLPAGLDGAVDVAVVDIFSGARTPAHVTSVEFHELLARRMRPSGIVTVNVADGAGLAFARSQAATLQHVHAHVAIAADAQMLKGRRFGNVVMYASASPLPFDRMPRLLASDPAPAKLVEGDELRRFVAGAKIATDATAVPSPPPARSVFLSR, encoded by the coding sequence GTGCCCGACGCCCCCGAACGCCGCCTCGCCGACAGCGGCTACCTCGCCCGGCTCGAGCCGTCGCGCCAGCAGCCCGGCTCGTGGACCCTCGTCGTCGACGGCACCCCGCAGTCGCACGTCGACCTCGAGCGCCCCGAGTGGCTCGGCTTCGAGTACGTGCGCCGCATCGGGCACGCGATCGACCTCGTGGCGGCCGAGGGCGAGCCGATCACCGCGCTGCACCTCGGCGCCGGGGCGCTCACCCTGCCGCGCTACGTCGCGGCGACCCGCCCCGGATCCCGCCAGCAGGTCGTCGAGCTCGAACGCGACCTCGTCGAGTTCGTGCGCGAGCACCTGCCGCTCCCCCGCGGCGAGCAGATCCGGGTGCGCACGGGCGATGCGCGCGAGGTGCTGCAGAAGCTGCCCGCCGGGCTCGACGGGGCCGTCGACGTGGCGGTGGTCGACATCTTCTCGGGTGCGCGCACGCCGGCGCACGTGACGAGCGTGGAGTTCCACGAACTGCTCGCGCGGCGCATGCGCCCCTCGGGCATCGTCACCGTGAACGTGGCCGACGGCGCCGGGCTCGCGTTCGCCCGCTCGCAGGCCGCGACCCTGCAGCACGTGCACGCGCACGTCGCGATCGCCGCCGACGCGCAGATGCTGAAGGGGCGCCGCTTCGGCAACGTCGTGATGTACGCCTCCGCGTCGCCGCTGCCCTTCGATCGGATGCCCCGACTGCTCGCGAGCGACCCCGCCCCCGCGAAGCTCGTCGAGGGCGACGAACTGCGCCGATTCGTCGCGGGCGCGAAGATCGCGACGGATGCCACCGCGGTGCCGAGCCCGCCGCCGGCCCGCTCCGTCTTCCTCTCGCGCTGA
- a CDS encoding biotin-dependent carboxyltransferase family protein, translating to MSAASGAAIEVLDTGPLALVEDLGRPGLAHLGVAPSGALDRGALAFGNRLVGNPAGAAGLELLGGGFRARFTAPRWFAVTGAWGAVRLDGRRIPPDAAAHADAGSTLELGAPERGLRWYLAVRGGVDEPPVLGSRSTDTLAGIGPEPVATGRMLRFGGEPEASVPAFDGAVAPPPDGAVTLALRPGPRAEWFTDASRQALFEATWRCSPAADRVGVRLDGVPLERRVDGELASEGTVPGSIQVPPSGLPVILLADRPVTGGYPVIAIVADASLDAVGQLRPGQPVRFRHA from the coding sequence GTGAGCGCGGCATCCGGTGCCGCCATCGAGGTGCTCGACACCGGGCCGCTCGCGCTCGTCGAGGACCTCGGCCGGCCGGGCCTCGCCCACCTCGGCGTCGCGCCATCCGGTGCGCTCGACCGCGGTGCGCTCGCGTTCGGGAACCGGCTGGTCGGCAACCCCGCCGGCGCAGCCGGGCTCGAGCTGCTCGGCGGCGGGTTCCGCGCCCGCTTCACCGCCCCGCGCTGGTTCGCCGTCACCGGCGCGTGGGGTGCGGTGCGACTCGACGGGCGGCGCATCCCGCCCGACGCGGCCGCGCACGCCGACGCCGGATCGACCCTCGAGCTCGGCGCACCCGAGCGCGGTCTGCGCTGGTATCTCGCGGTCCGCGGCGGTGTCGACGAGCCGCCCGTGCTCGGCTCGCGTTCGACCGACACGCTCGCCGGGATCGGCCCCGAGCCCGTCGCGACCGGGCGCATGCTGCGGTTCGGCGGCGAGCCCGAGGCATCCGTGCCCGCCTTCGACGGCGCGGTCGCGCCGCCGCCCGATGGTGCGGTCACCCTCGCGCTGCGCCCCGGTCCGCGCGCGGAGTGGTTCACGGATGCCTCGCGGCAGGCGCTGTTCGAGGCGACCTGGCGGTGCTCGCCCGCGGCCGACCGGGTCGGCGTGCGCCTCGACGGGGTGCCGCTCGAGCGCCGCGTCGACGGCGAACTGGCGAGCGAGGGCACGGTGCCCGGGTCGATCCAGGTGCCGCCGTCGGGGCTGCCGGTGATCCTGCTGGCGGACCGCCCGGTGACCGGCGGCTACCCCGTGATCGCGATCGTCGCCGACGCCTCGCTCGACGCCGTGGGGCAGCTGCGCCCGGGCCAGCCCGTGCGCTTCCGCCACGCGTAG
- a CDS encoding 5-oxoprolinase subunit B family protein, with the protein MTRRILPSGEHALLVECADLPEVLALHDALAADRPAGLVELVPAARTVLVVIDPLRLPLESAERWIRRTVAGAAAAAAARGGADAPEPASPAPLVVPVVYDGPDLADTAASLGVSADDLVARHTSTPWRVAFIGFAPGFGYLVGDGWPFEVPRLASPRTRVPAGSVGLAGAFTGAYPRETPGGWRLIGRTDLALWDPSAPDPVLLVPGRPVRFERVGP; encoded by the coding sequence ATGACCCGGCGCATCCTGCCGAGCGGCGAGCACGCGCTGCTCGTGGAGTGCGCCGATCTGCCCGAGGTGCTCGCCCTGCACGACGCGCTCGCCGCCGACCGGCCCGCCGGACTCGTCGAGCTGGTGCCCGCGGCGCGCACCGTGCTCGTCGTGATCGACCCGCTGCGCCTCCCGCTCGAGTCGGCCGAGCGGTGGATCCGGCGCACGGTCGCGGGTGCGGCGGCTGCGGCGGCTGCGAGGGGAGGGGCGGATGCTCCCGAGCCGGCGTCGCCCGCACCGCTCGTCGTCCCCGTGGTCTACGACGGACCCGACCTCGCCGACACCGCGGCGTCGCTCGGCGTGAGCGCCGACGACCTGGTCGCGCGGCATACGTCGACCCCGTGGCGGGTCGCGTTCATCGGGTTCGCGCCCGGATTCGGTTACCTGGTCGGCGACGGCTGGCCGTTCGAGGTGCCGCGTCTGGCGTCGCCGCGCACGCGCGTGCCAGCGGGTTCGGTCGGTCTCGCCGGGGCGTTCACCGGCGCGTACCCGCGTGAGACCCCCGGCGGGTGGCGGCTGATCGGCCGCACCGACCTCGCGCTGTGGGATCCGAGCGCGCCCGACCCCGTGCTGCTCGTGCCCGGGCGACCGGTGCGATTCGAACGGGTCGGCCCGTGA
- a CDS encoding LamB/YcsF family protein, producing the protein MPASIDLNCDLGESTPARPIADEPLFGVVSSANVACGFHAGGDATMRRSVELAIVHGVVLGAHPGYRDAEGFGRRELGTPADELAAELLAQLEALDGVARAAGQRVRYVKAHGALYHRLGVDEVAARAHARAIAAFDPALAVLGAAGGALERAADATGLRFAREAFADRGVRTDGSLVPRGEPGAVLTDPAAAGRRAVELAARVDVDSICFHGDTPGAASIGRAVRDALEAAGFAVRSFATEPVA; encoded by the coding sequence ATGCCCGCGAGCATCGACCTGAACTGCGACCTCGGCGAGTCGACGCCGGCCAGGCCGATCGCCGACGAACCCCTGTTCGGCGTGGTCTCGAGCGCGAACGTCGCGTGCGGATTCCACGCCGGCGGCGACGCGACCATGCGCCGGTCGGTCGAGCTCGCGATCGTGCACGGCGTCGTGCTCGGAGCGCACCCGGGGTACCGCGACGCCGAGGGCTTCGGTCGCCGTGAGCTCGGCACGCCCGCCGACGAACTCGCCGCCGAGCTGCTCGCCCAGCTCGAGGCGCTCGACGGGGTCGCTCGTGCGGCCGGGCAGCGCGTGCGGTACGTGAAGGCGCACGGCGCGCTCTACCACCGGCTCGGCGTCGACGAGGTCGCGGCGCGGGCGCACGCGCGGGCGATCGCCGCGTTCGATCCGGCGCTCGCCGTGCTGGGCGCGGCGGGCGGCGCGCTCGAGCGGGCGGCGGATGCGACGGGGCTGCGGTTCGCCCGCGAGGCGTTCGCCGACCGCGGGGTGCGGACCGACGGGTCGCTCGTGCCGCGTGGCGAGCCGGGCGCGGTGCTCACGGACCCGGCTGCGGCCGGACGTCGCGCGGTCGAGCTCGCGGCGCGCGTCGACGTCGACTCGATCTGCTTCCACGGCGACACCCCGGGTGCGGCGTCGATCGGCCGGGCGGTGCGCGACGCGCTCGAGGCGGCCGGGTTCGCGGTGCGGTCCTTCGCGACGGAGCCCGTGGCATGA
- a CDS encoding PQQ-dependent sugar dehydrogenase — protein MGSADDRRAMRHPLAISSARRTAGAGTRRAASTVARLTGSLLMAAVLAACTAGPAPTPSVLASPEASGPGSPSPDPTLTAPATPSPPPVPMQPAGAPGVIATGLDAPWSAVRLPDGGVLVSERDTARIIEVAGDGSLRTVGQVPGVVPSGEGGLLGLAHRPTDGTDPAYLYAMFTAADDNRIVRMPLTGGPGSYAIGAPQEVLTGIAKAGNHNGGRLAFGPDGFLYATTGDAGVREASQDPASPNGKILRMTPAGAPAPGNPFGNRVWSLGHRNVQGIGWDAAGGMWASEFGQNTWDELNRITRGANYGWPVVEGIAGDERFSDPVLQWATSEASPSGLAVVGDTVFLAALRGERVWAVSPATDASEAAPAAADWFAGELGRIRDVVPGEGDELWVLTNNTDGRGSPGPDDDRLLRVPLAPAG, from the coding sequence ATGGGATCGGCCGACGATCGGCGCGCGATGCGGCATCCGCTCGCGATCTCGAGCGCGCGCCGCACGGCCGGCGCGGGCACCCGGCGCGCCGCGTCGACCGTCGCCCGGCTGACGGGGTCGCTGCTGATGGCGGCCGTGCTCGCCGCGTGCACCGCCGGGCCGGCGCCCACGCCGAGCGTGCTCGCCTCTCCCGAGGCATCCGGGCCCGGCTCGCCCTCGCCCGACCCGACCCTCACCGCACCCGCGACCCCATCGCCCCCGCCCGTGCCGATGCAGCCGGCGGGCGCCCCCGGCGTCATCGCAACGGGGCTCGACGCGCCGTGGTCGGCGGTGCGCCTGCCCGACGGCGGCGTGCTGGTCTCCGAGCGCGACACCGCCCGCATCATCGAGGTCGCCGGCGACGGCTCGCTGCGCACGGTCGGCCAGGTGCCCGGTGTCGTGCCGTCGGGCGAAGGAGGTCTGCTCGGCCTCGCGCACCGCCCGACCGACGGCACCGACCCGGCGTACCTCTACGCGATGTTCACCGCCGCCGACGACAACCGCATCGTGCGGATGCCGCTCACCGGCGGGCCCGGCTCGTACGCGATCGGCGCCCCGCAGGAGGTGCTCACCGGCATCGCGAAGGCCGGCAACCACAACGGCGGGCGGCTCGCGTTCGGCCCCGACGGGTTCCTGTACGCGACCACGGGCGACGCGGGCGTGCGCGAGGCATCCCAGGATCCGGCGTCGCCGAACGGCAAGATCCTGCGGATGACCCCAGCCGGGGCGCCCGCGCCCGGCAACCCGTTCGGCAACCGCGTCTGGAGCCTCGGCCACCGCAACGTGCAGGGCATCGGGTGGGATGCCGCGGGCGGCATGTGGGCCAGCGAGTTCGGCCAGAACACGTGGGACGAACTGAACCGCATCACCCGCGGGGCCAACTACGGCTGGCCGGTCGTCGAGGGCATCGCGGGCGATGAGCGGTTCAGCGACCCCGTGCTGCAGTGGGCGACCTCGGAGGCGAGCCCCAGCGGGCTCGCGGTCGTCGGCGACACCGTGTTCCTCGCGGCGCTGCGCGGCGAGCGGGTCTGGGCGGTCTCCCCGGCGACGGATGCCTCGGAGGCGGCGCCGGCCGCGGCCGACTGGTTCGCCGGAGAACTGGGGCGCATCCGCGACGTGGTGCCCGGCGAGGGCGACGAACTCTGGGTGCTCACGAACAACACCGACGGGCGCGGATCGCCCGGCCCCGACGACGACCGGCTGCTGCGGGTTCCGCTCGCACCGGCGGGGTGA
- a CDS encoding SprT-like domain-containing protein: MADLERVRKWAEVLIAEHLDPAEWSFGFDHAKKRAGLCNYTQRRITVSRYLAARYGDDEIHQILLHEVAHALAGERAGHGPKWAQIAAGLGYIGRRTHDGAVVHELAPWVGRCPAGHVHYRYRPPVRALSCGLCRRGFDRANLIVWRRREITPAMRRLAASAGAGATLGAGDTSTPPQPLR, encoded by the coding sequence ATGGCGGATCTGGAGCGGGTGCGGAAGTGGGCCGAAGTGCTCATCGCCGAGCACCTCGACCCCGCCGAGTGGAGCTTCGGCTTCGACCACGCCAAGAAACGCGCCGGCCTCTGCAACTACACCCAGCGGCGCATCACGGTGTCGCGATACCTCGCGGCACGCTACGGCGATGACGAGATCCACCAGATCCTGCTGCACGAGGTCGCCCACGCCCTCGCCGGCGAGCGCGCCGGGCATGGCCCGAAGTGGGCGCAGATCGCCGCGGGCCTCGGCTACATCGGCCGCCGGACGCACGACGGGGCCGTCGTGCACGAACTCGCGCCCTGGGTCGGCCGCTGCCCCGCCGGCCACGTGCACTACCGCTACCGGCCGCCCGTGCGGGCGCTGAGCTGCGGGCTCTGCCGCCGCGGCTTCGACCGGGCGAACCTCATCGTGTGGCGCCGCCGCGAGATCACGCCGGCGATGCGCCGGCTCGCGGCGAGCGCAGGCGCGGGCGCGACCTTGGGCGCAGGCGACACGAGCACCCCGCCCCAGCCGCTTAGATAG
- a CDS encoding CGNR zinc finger domain-containing protein → MTVSTVSVPVGQWIVSPDGQRWWFDSGSLALDFGYTGGLAVEASVIEQLHSPDDLSVWLRDRFPVAIGAARTRDLFDATMLRDAISRLALAASRGQELRGDDIDVINLVAATPDIPPTLAGGSRQAGRSVQTVGQAMSTIARDAVDLFSPDRHGRIRACSADDCGMVYLDTSRAATRRWCSMQRCGNRAKVRAHRARKLAKAA, encoded by the coding sequence GTGACCGTCTCCACCGTCTCCGTCCCCGTCGGCCAGTGGATCGTCTCCCCCGACGGCCAGCGTTGGTGGTTCGACTCGGGCTCGCTCGCGCTCGACTTCGGGTACACGGGCGGGCTCGCCGTCGAGGCATCCGTCATCGAACAGCTGCACAGCCCCGACGACCTGAGCGTCTGGCTGCGCGACCGCTTCCCCGTGGCGATCGGCGCGGCGCGCACGCGCGACCTGTTCGACGCGACCATGCTGCGCGACGCGATCTCGCGGCTCGCACTGGCCGCGAGCCGCGGACAGGAGCTGCGCGGCGACGACATCGACGTGATCAACCTGGTCGCCGCGACCCCCGACATCCCGCCGACCCTCGCCGGCGGGTCCCGGCAGGCGGGCCGCTCGGTGCAGACCGTCGGTCAGGCGATGTCGACGATCGCGCGCGACGCCGTCGACCTGTTCTCGCCCGATCGCCACGGGCGCATCCGCGCGTGCAGCGCCGACGACTGCGGCATGGTGTACCTCGACACGTCGCGTGCGGCCACCCGTCGGTGGTGCTCGATGCAGCGCTGCGGCAACCGGGCGAAGGTGCGGGCGCACCGGGCCCGCAAGCTGGCGAAAGCGGCTTAG
- a CDS encoding DUF1684 domain-containing protein encodes MSATLAALQLADWRRRVAGLYAGVRQLSARDPRTGHELWKSGRDELFAGHPQSPLLPDDRARFTGLTVAPYDPDWRFELRVRRPDEPVRITVDTATDGAIPMLLVGTVRLPYLGTLDVWRITGYAGGLFLPVKDGLAGAPGGTYGGGRYLLDTMKGADLGPGADDDSLVVDFNFAYNPSCAYDPSWSCPLAQAGNTLREEVPVGERMPR; translated from the coding sequence ATGAGCGCCACCCTCGCCGCCCTGCAGCTCGCCGACTGGCGACGGCGCGTCGCCGGCCTCTACGCGGGGGTCCGCCAGCTCAGCGCCCGCGACCCGCGCACCGGCCACGAGCTGTGGAAGTCGGGCCGCGACGAACTCTTCGCGGGCCACCCGCAGTCGCCGCTGCTGCCCGACGATCGCGCCCGGTTCACGGGGCTCACCGTGGCGCCGTACGACCCCGACTGGCGGTTCGAGCTCAGAGTGCGCCGCCCCGACGAGCCCGTGCGCATCACGGTCGACACCGCGACCGACGGCGCGATCCCGATGCTGCTGGTCGGCACCGTGCGGCTGCCGTATCTCGGCACGCTCGACGTCTGGCGCATCACCGGGTACGCGGGCGGACTGTTCCTGCCCGTGAAGGACGGGCTCGCGGGCGCGCCCGGCGGCACGTACGGCGGCGGCCGCTACCTGCTCGACACGATGAAGGGCGCCGACCTCGGCCCCGGAGCCGACGACGACAGCCTCGTGGTCGACTTCAACTTCGCGTACAACCCGTCGTGCGCATACGACCCGTCGTGGTCGTGCCCGCTGGCGCAGGCGGGCAACACGCTGCGCGAAGAAGTGCCGGTCGGCGAGCGAATGCCCCGCTGA
- a CDS encoding DEAD/DEAH box helicase, whose translation MTDLTFGTLGVPAPLVAVLAADGKTSPFPIQADTLPDTLAGRDVLGRGKTGSGKTIAFALPMVARLGTKLAGGRRRAGRPLGLVLAPTRELATQIDAVLAPLAAAYGMKTTTIFGGINQKRQVDALRAGVDIVVACPGRLEDLMKQGHVTLDAVEITVLDEADHMADLGFLPVVTRIMDKTPADGQRLLFSATLDNGVDKLVKRFLHNEVLHSVDEATSHVAAMTHHVFEVADTDQKNELVRTLASGMGRRILFMRTKHQAKKLAKKLTEQGIPAVDLHGNLSQPQRDRNLAAFGDGSVRVMVATDVAARGVHVDDIELVIHVDPPMEHKAYLHRSGRTARAGSEGDVVTIAIPGQMDDLKKLLRKAAIQVTPQRVTPSSPSVTALVGEVAPYVKPAPKSAAPQQGGGRSQGANAQRKRAARGGGQGQAADVSSPRRRDRSGRPAEAKASAPKRGQGHSRGAQTTGAQRQASGQPAQASGAKRGASGSQGRSSAKQPLRVGSLVSPSRNQRTNRRAQG comes from the coding sequence ATGACCGACCTGACCTTCGGCACGCTCGGCGTGCCCGCCCCGCTCGTCGCCGTGCTCGCGGCCGACGGCAAGACCTCCCCCTTCCCGATCCAGGCCGACACCCTGCCCGACACGCTCGCCGGCCGCGACGTGCTCGGCCGCGGCAAGACCGGCTCGGGCAAGACCATCGCCTTCGCGCTGCCCATGGTGGCGCGCCTCGGCACGAAGCTCGCCGGCGGCCGCCGTCGCGCGGGCCGCCCGCTCGGCCTCGTGCTCGCCCCGACCCGCGAGCTCGCCACCCAGATCGACGCAGTGCTCGCGCCGCTCGCCGCCGCCTACGGCATGAAGACCACGACGATCTTCGGCGGCATCAACCAGAAGCGCCAGGTCGACGCGCTGCGCGCCGGCGTCGACATCGTCGTCGCCTGCCCCGGCCGGCTCGAAGACCTCATGAAGCAGGGCCACGTCACCCTCGACGCCGTCGAGATCACCGTGCTCGACGAGGCCGACCACATGGCCGACCTCGGGTTCCTGCCAGTCGTCACGCGCATCATGGACAAGACGCCCGCCGACGGCCAGCGCCTGCTGTTCTCGGCGACGCTCGACAACGGCGTGGACAAGCTCGTGAAGCGCTTCCTCCACAACGAGGTGCTGCACTCGGTCGACGAGGCCACCTCGCACGTCGCGGCGATGACCCACCACGTGTTCGAGGTCGCCGACACCGACCAGAAGAACGAGCTCGTGCGCACCCTCGCGAGCGGCATGGGCCGTCGCATCCTCTTCATGCGCACGAAGCACCAGGCGAAGAAGCTCGCGAAGAAGCTCACCGAGCAGGGCATCCCCGCCGTCGACCTGCACGGCAACCTGTCGCAGCCGCAGCGCGACCGCAACCTCGCCGCGTTCGGCGACGGTTCGGTGCGCGTCATGGTCGCCACGGATGTCGCGGCCCGCGGCGTGCACGTCGACGACATCGAACTCGTCATCCACGTCGACCCGCCGATGGAGCACAAGGCGTACCTGCACCGCTCGGGCCGCACCGCCCGCGCCGGCAGCGAGGGCGACGTGGTCACGATCGCGATCCCCGGCCAGATGGACGACCTGAAGAAGCTGCTGCGCAAGGCTGCGATCCAGGTCACCCCGCAGCGGGTCACCCCGTCGTCGCCGAGCGTCACGGCGCTCGTCGGCGAGGTCGCGCCGTACGTGAAGCCGGCTCCGAAGTCGGCCGCGCCCCAGCAGGGCGGCGGGCGGTCGCAGGGTGCGAACGCGCAGCGCAAGCGCGCGGCGCGCGGCGGCGGTCAGGGCCAGGCGGCGGATGTCTCGAGCCCGCGCCGGCGCGACCGTTCGGGCCGTCCGGCCGAAGCCAAGGCCAGCGCCCCGAAGCGCGGCCAGGGCCACAGCCGCGGCGCGCAGACCACGGGCGCGCAGCGTCAGGCGTCGGGCCAGCCCGCGCAGGCGTCGGGCGCGAAGCGCGGAGCATCCGGTTCGCAGGGCCGCTCGTCGGCGAAGCAGCCGCTTCGCGTCGGCAGCCTCGTGAGCCCCAGCCGCAACCAGCGCACGAACCGCCGCGCGCAGGGCTGA
- a CDS encoding S1C family serine protease, translating into MPTRTHTVITAAAGAGVIAVGLTGCFAIGGGGSGPVGFDGVQSATIQLESVGTFVSPEEGGYEAAGRGSGFLITPDGLAVTNNHVVTGAGTIKVWRGGDTTKELSAKVLGSSECLDLAVVQLEGSGYPFLDWRKGDIETALDVYAAGFPLGDPTFTETKGIVSKAVTGGETPWASIDSVIEHDARIRGGNSGGPLVDSNGALVGVNYAGNDALDYNYAIHRDAVLDVIGDLVDGEDVLSLGINGEALVGEDGTGLGIWVNSVKSGSVADEAGVEPGDLLTTMEGVSLGVNGTLTEYCDVLRTHGQDATLSVELYRPSEDAYYRGQFNGDPLTAVPVVGSGSSAEPSADTVTVTDDSGAITFEVPASWAQTDGAPVTDGNGTTWQSASASPDLAGFQGSWATPGATVYATRGAPVSPDAAADLVATGAAEEGCTSTGREPFDDGFHTGVWEIFTGCGGSATYVVVGATDYAGTYTTIVAAQGISDADLEGIDQVLATFYASY; encoded by the coding sequence ATGCCCACACGCACACACACCGTCATCACCGCTGCCGCCGGAGCCGGCGTCATCGCGGTCGGCCTCACCGGATGCTTCGCGATCGGAGGCGGCGGGTCGGGGCCCGTCGGCTTCGACGGCGTGCAATCCGCCACGATCCAGCTCGAATCCGTCGGCACCTTCGTCTCGCCCGAGGAGGGCGGGTACGAGGCGGCCGGTCGCGGGTCGGGGTTCCTCATCACCCCCGACGGCCTGGCCGTCACGAACAACCACGTCGTCACCGGCGCCGGCACCATCAAGGTGTGGCGCGGCGGCGACACCACGAAGGAGTTGAGCGCCAAGGTGCTCGGCTCGTCGGAGTGCCTCGACCTCGCGGTCGTGCAGCTCGAGGGGTCGGGGTATCCGTTCCTCGACTGGCGCAAGGGCGACATCGAGACCGCGCTCGACGTGTACGCGGCGGGGTTCCCGCTCGGCGACCCCACCTTCACCGAGACGAAGGGGATCGTGTCGAAGGCGGTCACCGGCGGTGAGACGCCGTGGGCGTCGATCGACTCGGTCATCGAGCACGACGCGCGCATCCGCGGCGGCAACTCGGGCGGCCCGCTGGTCGACTCGAACGGCGCGCTGGTCGGGGTGAACTACGCCGGCAACGACGCGCTGGACTACAACTACGCGATCCACCGCGACGCGGTGCTCGACGTCATCGGCGACCTCGTCGACGGTGAGGACGTGCTGAGCCTGGGCATCAACGGCGAGGCGCTCGTCGGCGAGGACGGCACGGGGCTCGGCATCTGGGTCAACTCGGTGAAGTCGGGTTCGGTCGCCGACGAGGCCGGGGTCGAGCCGGGCGACCTGCTCACGACGATGGAGGGCGTCAGCCTCGGCGTGAACGGCACCCTCACCGAGTACTGCGACGTGCTGCGCACGCACGGTCAGGATGCCACGCTCTCGGTCGAGCTCTACCGCCCCAGCGAGGACGCGTACTACCGCGGCCAGTTCAACGGCGACCCGCTCACGGCGGTGCCGGTCGTCGGGTCGGGTTCGAGCGCCGAGCCGTCGGCGGACACGGTCACCGTCACCGATGACTCGGGCGCGATCACGTTCGAGGTGCCGGCGTCGTGGGCGCAGACCGACGGCGCGCCCGTCACCGACGGGAACGGCACGACCTGGCAGTCGGCGTCGGCCTCGCCCGACCTGGCCGGGTTCCAGGGCAGCTGGGCCACGCCGGGGGCGACGGTCTACGCGACCCGGGGTGCCCCCGTCTCGCCGGATGCCGCGGCCGACCTGGTCGCGACCGGCGCCGCCGAGGAGGGCTGCACGTCGACCGGGCGGGAGCCGTTCGACGACGGATTCCACACCGGCGTCTGGGAGATCTTCACCGGCTGCGGAGGTTCGGCGACCTACGTCGTCGTCGGCGCAACCGATTACGCCGGCACGTACACGACGATCGTGGCGGCGCAGGGGATCTCGGACGCCGACCTCGAGGGCATCGACCAGGTGCTCGCCACGTTCTACGCGAGCTACTGA
- a CDS encoding GNAT family N-acetyltransferase → MSTDVVAQAVIRPIRDSDAEALGRVHATCWHETYDHLISAAAFEHLSPRRMAELWNHLAERGEEYAQYAAVVDGEIVGFAGSGPARDEDAPRERELYFIYVLDAYHGTGIGKQLFDAVIGEGEGVYLWVAEDNPRAHRFYARNGFVADGAAQDQPFLGEEIHEVRLVR, encoded by the coding sequence ATGAGCACCGACGTCGTTGCCCAAGCAGTCATCCGCCCCATCCGCGACTCCGATGCGGAGGCGCTCGGTCGCGTGCATGCGACCTGCTGGCACGAGACCTACGACCACCTGATCAGCGCCGCCGCGTTCGAGCACCTCTCGCCGCGCCGCATGGCCGAGCTGTGGAACCACCTCGCCGAGCGAGGCGAGGAGTACGCGCAGTACGCGGCGGTCGTCGACGGCGAGATCGTCGGCTTCGCGGGCTCCGGTCCGGCGCGCGACGAGGATGCTCCGCGCGAACGAGAGCTGTACTTCATCTACGTGCTCGACGCCTACCACGGCACCGGCATCGGCAAGCAGCTCTTCGACGCCGTCATCGGCGAGGGCGAGGGCGTGTACCTGTGGGTCGCCGAGGACAACCCCCGCGCGCACCGGTTCTACGCACGCAACGGGTTCGTCGCCGACGGCGCCGCCCAGGACCAGCCGTTCCTCGGCGAGGAGATCCACGAGGTGCGCCTGGTGCGCTGA